A stretch of the Rosa rugosa chromosome 5, drRosRugo1.1, whole genome shotgun sequence genome encodes the following:
- the LOC133710584 gene encoding uncharacterized protein LOC133710584 isoform X2: MIEAERILLNHALEDPVNQPLLLFLMVRFKKFIQETLFSTMPGRREDYLAQHRDVIDYGEAFVMRGLINVKDMLNSLSSLFTHRFRD, encoded by the exons ATGATTGAAGCAGAGCGTATATTGCTCAACCATGCATTAGAGGATCCTGTTAATCAACCTTTACTTTTGTTTCTGATGG TGCGTTTCAAAAAATTCATACAAGAGACTCTTTTTTCTACGATGCCTGGCAG GAGAGAAGACTACCTTGCACAACACAGAGATGTAATTGATTATGGAGAGGCTTTTGTCATGCGTGGTTTGATTAATGTAAAAGATATGTTAAATTCTCTATCTAGCCTATTTACACATAGATTTAGAGATTAA
- the LOC133710584 gene encoding uncharacterized protein LOC133710584 isoform X1 — MIEAERILLNHALEDPVNQPLLLFLMAASLCRFQLPMFHFPSRVRFKKFIQETLFSTMPGRREDYLAQHRDVIDYGEAFVMRGLINVKDMLNSLSSLFTHRFRD; from the exons ATGATTGAAGCAGAGCGTATATTGCTCAACCATGCATTAGAGGATCCTGTTAATCAACCTTTACTTTTGTTTCTGATGG CTGCATCCCTCTGTCGATTTCAACTGCCCATGTTCCACTTCCCAAGTCGAG TGCGTTTCAAAAAATTCATACAAGAGACTCTTTTTTCTACGATGCCTGGCAG GAGAGAAGACTACCTTGCACAACACAGAGATGTAATTGATTATGGAGAGGCTTTTGTCATGCGTGGTTTGATTAATGTAAAAGATATGTTAAATTCTCTATCTAGCCTATTTACACATAGATTTAGAGATTAA
- the LOC133710584 gene encoding uncharacterized protein LOC133710584 isoform X3, translating into MIEAERILLNHALEDPVNQPLLLFLMAASLCRFQLPMFHFPSRVRFKKFIQETLFSTMPGSKSSIGIRSGLRLGSII; encoded by the exons ATGATTGAAGCAGAGCGTATATTGCTCAACCATGCATTAGAGGATCCTGTTAATCAACCTTTACTTTTGTTTCTGATGG CTGCATCCCTCTGTCGATTTCAACTGCCCATGTTCCACTTCCCAAGTCGAG TGCGTTTCAAAAAATTCATACAAGAGACTCTTTTTTCTACGATGCCTGGCAG CAAATCATCAATTGGAATTAGATCAGGCTTACGTTTAGGTTCAATAATCTGA
- the LOC133708415 gene encoding probable methyltransferase PMT3: MMRGRSDPAQRKRVITILCVLALFLVFLYGYYGSLFGSQSRGASALEYGSRSLRKLGSSYLGGDDDTDGKLDESSTKYGQEDGDDDVTVKSFPVCDDRHSELIPCLDRNLIYQMRLKLDLSLMEHYERHCPSPERRYNCLIPPPIGYKVPIKWPQSRDEVWKANIPHTHLAHEKSDQNWMVEKGDKISFPGGGTHFHYGADKYIASIANMLNFTKNNLNNEGRLRTVFDVGCGVASFGGYLLSSDIITMSLAPNDVHQNQIQFALERGIPAYLGVLGTKRLPYPSRSFELAHCSRCRIDWLQRDGILLLELDRLLRPGGYFAYSSPEAYAQDEEDLKIWKEMSALVERMCWRIAAKRNQTVIWQKPLTNDCYMQREPGTQPPLCRSDDDPDAIWGVPMEACISPYSDHDHREKGSGLAPWPARLTTPPPRLADFGYSNEMFEKDMELWRHRVENYWNLLSPKIESNTLRNVMDMKAHMGSFAAALKDKDVWVMNVVPEDGPNTLKLIYDRGLIGSIHSWCEAYSTYPRTYDLLHAWIVFSDLEKKECSAEDLLLEMDRILRPTGFIIIRDKQSVVDLVKKYLPALHWEVVAQTDSSSDSDQDGDDVVLIIQKKIWLTSDSLRDSE; encoded by the exons ATGATGAGGGGAAGATCTGATCCAGCCCAAAGGAAGCGCGTGATCACCATTCTGTGTGTTTTGGCACTCTTTCTTGTTTTCCTGTATGGGTATTATGGTTCCCTCTTTGGCTCTCAAAGTCGTGGTGCATCAGCTTTAGAATATGGCAGTAGATCTTTGAGAAAGCTTGGGTCATCTTATTTGGGTGGGGATGATGATACCGATGGCAAGCTGGATGAATCTTCAACAAAGTATGGGCAGGAAGATGGAGATGATGATGTTACAGTGAAGAGCTTCCCG gttTGTGATGATCGCCATTCGGAACTTATCCCTTGCTTGGACAGAAATCTCATATATCAAATGAGACTGAAGTTGGACCTGTCTTTGATGGAGCACTATGAGAGGCATTGTCCTTCTCCAGAAAGGCGATACAATTGCTTGATTCCTCCTCCAATAGGGTACAAG GTCCCAATCAAATGGCCCCAGAGCAGAGATGAAGTATGGAAAGCAAACATACCTCATACTCACCTTGCACATGAGAAATCCGACCAGAACTGGATGGTTGAAAAAGGTGACAAGATTAGTTTTCCTGGGGGAGGCACACATTTTCACTATGGAGCTGATAAGTATATTGCTTCAATTGCAAAT ATGCTCAACTTTACAAAGAACAATCTAAACAATGAAGGCAGGTTACGTACAGTTTTTGACGTTGGCTGTGGAGTTGCAAGTTTTGGAGGCTATCTTCTGTCATCTGATATTATAACAATGTCCTTAGCACCCAATGATGtgcatcaaaatcaaatccaaTTTGCTTTGGAAAGAGGAATTCCAGCATATCTTGGTGTTCTAGGGACCAAAAGGCTTCCTTACCCAAGCAGATCTTTTGAACTTGCTCACTGTTCCCGTTGTAGAATTGATTGGCTCCAAAGAGATGGGATCCTTCTTCTTGAGCTAGATAGGTTGCTCAGGCCAGGAGGCTACTTTGCGTACTCATCTCCAGAAGCATATGCACAGGATGAGGAAGATCTCAAAATATGGAAAGAGATGAGTGCCCTTGTGGAACGCATGTGTTGGAGAATAGCTGCAAAAAGGAACCAAACTGTCATTTGGCAGAAACCACTAACAAATGACTGTTATATGCAAAGAGAACCTGGCACTCAACCTCCTCTCTGCCGATCTGATGATGATCCAGATGCAATCTGGGGTGTGCCAATGGAAGCTTGCATCTCACCGTACTCTGATC ATGACCATAGAGAAAAGGGGAGTGGATTGGCTCCCTGGCCAGCTAGATTGACAACTCCTCCTCCTCGACTTGCTGATTTTGGCTATTCAAATGAAATGTTTGAAAAGGATATG GAACTTTGGCGCCATCGAGTTGAGAATTATTGGAATCTCTTGAGTCCAAAGATTGAATCAAACACTTTGAGGAATGTGATGGATATGAAAGCACACATGGGATCATTTGCAGCTGCTCTGAAGGACAAGGATGTTTGGGTGATGAATGTCGTCCCTGAAGATGGACCAAACACACTAAAGCTGATATACGACAGAGGCCTTATAGGCAGTATTCACAGCTG GTGTGAAGCCTATTCAACATACCCCCGTACTTATGATTTACTCCATGCTTGGATTGTCTTCTCTGACTTGGAAAAGAAAGAATGCAGTGCTGAGGATCTGTTGCTTGAGATGGATCGCATACTCAGGCCAACTGGATTTATAATTATCCGTGACAAACAGTCAGTGGTTGATTTAGTTAAGAAATATCTACCAGCACTGCACTGGGAAGTAGTGGCACAAACCGACTCCAGTTCAGATTCCGACCAGGACGGAGATGACGTTGTACTTATAATCCAAAAGAAAATATGGCTGACAAGTGACAGCCTCAGGGATTCAGAATAG